DNA sequence from the Halobacterium sp. DL1 genome:
CTCGTCGAAGTCTCGCTTCACGAGCGAGCGGGCCTCCTGGGCCTGCTTGTAGTACTTGTCGTGGTAGCCAGCCGACAGCGCGTACGTGCCCATCAGGATGCGGCGCTTCACTTCGTCGCCGAACCCCTCGGAGCGCGCCTCCGAGAACGACTCGTTCCAGTCGCCCTCGAAGCCGCCGGAGTGGCCGTAGCGCACGCCGTCGAAGCGCGCGAGATTCGAGGACGCCTCGGACATCGCAATCACATAGTAGGCCGCGACGGCGTACTCGCAGGACGGGATGTCGACGTCCTCGACAGTCGCACCCCGCGCCCGCAGGTCGTCGAGCGCGTCCTCGAACGTCGCGACGACGGCCTCGTCCGCACCCTCGACGAGTTCGTTCGGGACGCCGACGGTGAGGCCGTCGACGTCGCCCTCCGCTGCCGACGCGTAGTCCGAGTCGGCGCCCTCCGCCCGCGTCGTCCCGTCGTTCTCGTCGGGACCGGCGAGCACGTCGAGCATCGCGGCGGCCTCCTCGACGGTCGGCGCGATGGGGCCGATCTGTTCCAGGGAGTTCGCGTAGGCGACGAGGCCGTAGCGCGACACGAGCCCGTACGTCGGCTTGATGCCGACGACGCCGCAGTACGCGGCCGGGGCGCGGATTGAACCCCCAGTGTCGGAACCGAGCGCGAGGTCCGCCTCGCCACCGGCGACGGCCGCCGCGGAACCGCCCGAGGAGCCCCCAGGCACGCGGTCCTCGTCGACGGGATTCTTCGTCGCGCCGAAGTAGGACGTCTCGGTGGTCGTCCCCATCCCGAACTCGTCCATGTTCGTCTTGCCGACGATGGTCGCGCCCGCGTCCTTCAGGCGTTCGACGACCGTCGCGTCGTACGGCGGGACGTACTCCTCGAGCATCCGCGACCCGCAGGTCGTGCGGACGCCCTCCGTAGAGATGTTGTCCTTGACGGCGACGGTGGCGTCCGCCAGCGGGCCGTCCTCGTCGCCCTCGATGGTCTCCTCGGTGATGAACGCGTTCAGCCCCATCTACGACACCTTCGGCCCCTTGAAGCGGCCGTCCTCGGTCTCCTCGGCGTTCGCGAGGGCCTCCGCCTGGGTCAGACAGTCCTCGACCTCGTCGTCACGCATCACGTTGACGAGTTCCGGTTCTGAGTCGACCTCGGGCACCTCCTCGAGCGCCTCGAACTGCTCGAGTATCTCCCCGAACTGGTCGACGAACTCGTCGACCGCGTCGTCGTCGAGGTCGACGCGCGCGAGGTCCGCGACGTGCCGTACTTCCTCGGCGTCCACGGAATCGGTCATGTTCCAGCGATTGCGCGTGCCAGCGGTAAGCGTTTCGATGGCCGCACCGCTCACTACCGGGCCAGAAAGCGCGCCGACGAGCGCCGTCGAGAGGGGTCGTTTCCAACTGACAACAACCGCGCCGTCACGTGGTAACGGCTGCCAAAGCCCTTTTGTTCTCTCGCACCCTCGTTCAATTCGTATTCGACGTTCTTTCGGCCACAGAAACAACGGTCAGCCCTCACAATGAGTGATAGCACACGGACCCGCGAGGAGGAACGGGAGGCGGAAGAGCGACGCACGAGAGCGGAGTCCGAAGCCAAGGACGCCAAGCAGGATATCGCCTGTCCCGAGTGCAGCGGCGACCTGGTGGTCGACGAGGAGCGCGGCGAGACGGTCTGCGGTGAGTGCGGCCTCGTCGTCGAGGAGGACAGCATCGACCGCGGGCCGGAGTGGCGCGCGTTCAACGCCACGGAGAACGACCAGAAGTCCCGCGTCGGCGCCCCGACGACGAACATGATGCACGACAAGGGGCTCTCGACGAACATCGGCTGGCAGAACAAGGACGCCTACGGCAACTC
Encoded proteins:
- a CDS encoding glutamyl-tRNA(Gln) amidotransferase, translating into MGLNAFITEETIEGDEDGPLADATVAVKDNISTEGVRTTCGSRMLEEYVPPYDATVVERLKDAGATIVGKTNMDEFGMGTTTETSYFGATKNPVDEDRVPGGSSGGSAAAVAGGEADLALGSDTGGSIRAPAAYCGVVGIKPTYGLVSRYGLVAYANSLEQIGPIAPTVEEAAAMLDVLAGPDENDGTTRAEGADSDYASAAEGDVDGLTVGVPNELVEGADEAVVATFEDALDDLRARGATVEDVDIPSCEYAVAAYYVIAMSEASSNLARFDGVRYGHSGGFEGDWNESFSEARSEGFGDEVKRRILMGTYALSAGYHDKYYKQAQEARSLVKRDFDESFEKVDVLASPTMPVLPPKLGESLDDPVQMYLADANTTPANLANLPAISVPVGDVDGLPVGLQFVGPAFGEETIVNAAAAVES
- a CDS encoding aspartyl/glutamyl-tRNA amidotransferase subunit C produces the protein MTDSVDAEEVRHVADLARVDLDDDAVDEFVDQFGEILEQFEALEEVPEVDSEPELVNVMRDDEVEDCLTQAEALANAEETEDGRFKGPKVS